The following are encoded together in the Coturnix japonica isolate 7356 chromosome 8, Coturnix japonica 2.1, whole genome shotgun sequence genome:
- the DMRTA2 gene encoding doublesex- and mab-3-related transcription factor A2 produces MELRSELPSVPAAPPPVPPSSVAAAAAAAAATLPVSVAGSLLRAPPLLLRAAEKYPRTPKCARCRNHGVVSALKGHKRYCRWKDCTCEKCILIAERQRVMAAQVALRRQQAQEENEARELQLLYGTAEGLALAAANGIIPPRPAYEVFGSVCAGTGGEGGAGASEPKVQKFELFPKTLLPGRAATPQQAGGKPPSPDGESAPGTSSPDGRHGSGSENGDGESFLSSPVSKGPKEGEESPGSISPLGSDSGSEADKDERDPSPSAGGRQRTPIDILTRVFPAHRRGVLELVLQGCGGDVVQAIEQILNNRGPEKGPEESWARDGALQGLPPAPAAHHRPLIAGAMAPAIGALGSRSAFSPLQPNATHFGAEAGAYPLGAPLGLNPLRLAYSAHGRGLAFMAPYSTAGLVPALGFRPPVDYAFSDLMRERSAVHKEQVYSGGLYGPMVNNNPEKQ; encoded by the exons ATGGAGCTGCGCTCCGAGCTGCCCAGCGTCCCCGCCGCGCCCCCCCCGGTGCCCCCCAGTtcggtggcggcggcggcggccgcggcgGCTGCGACCCTCCCGGTGAGCGTGGCTGGGAGCCTCCTGCGGGCCCCGCCGCTGCTGCTGCGGGCGGCCGAGAAGTACCCGCGGACGCCGAAGTGCGCGAGGTGCCGCAACCACGGCGTGGTGTCGGCGCTGAAGGGCCACAAGCGGTACTGCCGCTGGAAGGACTGCACGTGCGAGAAGTGCATCCTGATCGCCGAGCGGCAGCGGGTGATGGCCGCGCAGGTGGCCCTGCGCCGGCAGCAGGCGCAGGAGGAGAACGAGGCCCGcgagctgcagctgctctacGGCACCGCCGAGGGCTTGGCCCTGGCCGCCGCCAACGGCATCATCCCGCCGCGTCCCGCCTACGAGGTCTTCGGCTCCGTCTGCGCCGGGACCGGCGGCGAGGGAGGCGCCGGAGCCTCAG AGCCCAAGGTGCAGAAGTTCGAGCTGTTCCCCAAGACGCTGCTGCCCGGCCGCGCCGCCACCCCGCAGCAGGCGGGAGGGAAGCCGCCGTCCCCCGACGGGGAGTCCGCGCCCGGCACTTCTTCCCCGGACGGCCGCCATGGCTCGGGCTCGGAGAACGGCGACGGAGAATCCTTCCTCAGCTCGCCCGTCTCCAAAGGGCCGAAGGAGGGCGAGGAGAGCCCGGGCTCCATCAGCCCGCTGGGCTCGGACTCGGGCTCGGAGGCGGACAAGGACGAGCGGGACCCGTCGCCCTCGGCCGGCGGCCGGCAGCGGACTCCCATCGACATCCTGACGCGCGTCTTCCCGGCGCACCGGCGCGGCGTGttggagctggtgctgcagggctgcggCGGGGACGTGGTGCAGGCCATCGAGCAGATCCTCAACAACCGCGGCCCGGAGAAGGGCCCCGAGGAGAGCTGGGCTCGGGACGGCGCCCTGCAGGGCCTCCCGCCCGCTCCCGCCGCCCACCACCGCCCGCTGATCGCCGGCGCCATGGCCCCCGCCATCGGCGCGCTGGGCAGCCGCTCCGCCTTCTCCCCGCTGCAGCCCAACGCCACGCACTTCGGGGCCGAAGCCGGCGCGTACCCGCTGGGCGCCCCGCTGGGACTCAACCCGCTGCGCCTCGCCTACTCGGCTCACGGCCGCGGCCTCGCCTTCATGGCCCCGTACTCCACCGCCGGCCTCGTGCCCGCTCTCGGCTTTCGCCCACCCGTGGACTACGCCTTCAGCGACCTCATGCGGGAGCGCTCCGCCGTGCACAAGGAGCAGGTGTACTCCGGGGGGCTCTACGGGCCCATGGTCAACAACAACCCCGAGAAGCAATAG